The sequence below is a genomic window from Mycobacterium spongiae.
GTGTTGAGGAAGACGACGCCGTCGCGCATTGCTGCGAATTGCTCGGCGCCGATCATTCCCACGGTGTCATCGGTGACGGTTGCGTGTAGCGAGACGACGTCAGCCTCGTGCAGCAGCTCGTCGAGGCTGTCGCGGGCCTCGCCCTGGTACGGCTCCTGGTACGGGTCGTGGGAGATGACTTCCAAGCCCAGCCCACGCAGCCGCCAGCGTACGGCGCGACCGACCGCGCCCAGGCCTACTAGCCCGGCGGTGAGCCCGGCAATCTCCGCGCCGCGGAACCGCTGATAGGGGATGGTGTCATCGCGAAATACGCTGCCGCTGCGAACATCCGCGTCTGCGGCTACCAGATGTCGGGTAGCGGCCAAGAGCAGGGCCACCGTCATCTCGGCTACCGCGTCGGCGTTGCGGGCCGGGGTGTTCAGCACCGGGATACCGGCCGCGGTCGCGCCGGGGACATCGACATTCGTGGGGTCGCCGCGAGTGGATGCGACCACCCGCAAGCCCAGCTCGAACACCGGGCCGCTGATCGAATCGACCTCCGCCACAACGACATCGGCGGACTCTGCGGCGATCCTTTCGGCCAGCTGCTCGGCGCTGTAGATCCGTAGGGGGGTCTGCTCGATCCACGGGTCGTACACCACGTCGGCAAGGAGCCGGAGCTTGGCGAACCCCGGTCCACGTAGGGGTGCAGTCACCAGGGCGCGCGGTCGAGACGTCACGAATCCCCATGCTGGCGTACGGTGGCGCCCGTGTCACGCGAAGCCGTCACAATCGGAATTGACATCGGAACCACGTCCGTCAAGGCGGTGACCGCTGACGGAGACGGCACGGTGACGGCCCGGGTCCGAATTCCGCACCAGCTGCGGGTGCCGGCAGCCGACCAACTGGAGCACGACGCTAGCGAGGCATGGCGGCAGGGACCATTGACGGCCCTTGATCGGTTGGCCGACCCCCGGAAGTCCGACGTTCGCGCCGTGGCCGTCTCCACCATGGTGCCGTCGCTGACTGCCGTCGATTCCTCAGGCCAGCCGATCAGCCCGGGGCTGTTATACGGCGATGGCAGGGGACGGGTACTCGGCGCCCCAGAGGGGCAGCCGCACCTACTGCCGTCGGTGGGTGAGACCGCCGAGTTTCTCCGCTGGACGGCCGCCCAAGCGCCTGATGCGGCCGGGTATTGGCCGGCGCCGGCGGTGGCAAACTACGCACTGGCCGGCGAAGCGGTGATCGACCTCGCCACCGCCGTCATGGCCAATCCCCTCTACGACGGGACTGCGTGGAACCCGAAGGCATGCGCGGACTGTGGTGCGACGGCTGACCAGATGCCGAGAGTGGAGAGATTCGGGGTTGCGGTCGGGCACGTGAGCGGCACGGATGCGGCATTGGCCGTCGGCGCTATCGATGCGTTGTGCGAGCAGATCGTGGCAGGCGCCGACCGCGCTGGTGAGGTTCTCGTGTTGTGTGGCGCCACGCTGATCGTGTGGACAACCATCTCCGAGGCCCGGCAGGTCCCGGGGCTATGGACCATTCCGCATCCGGCTGGCGGCAAGAGCCAGATCGGAGGCGCCAGCAACGCCGGCGGGTTGTTTCTCGACTGGGTGGATCGTCTCGTCGGGCCGGTGCCCGCCGCGGGTGAGCTGGAGAGGGTCGATCCGCGCCGGGTACCGGTGTGGCTGCCGTATATCCGCGGTGAGCGCACGCCGTTTCATGACTCGGGCACCCGCGCGGTGATCGACGGCCTGGATCTCACCCACGACGCCGCATCCGTGCGGCGGGCCGCCTACGAGGCGTCGGGCTTCGTCGTGCGCCACATCATCGAGCTGGGCGCGGCGCCTGTGGTGCGCATCGTGGCGGCCGGGGGTGGGACCAGGGTACAGCCGTGGATGCAGGCGATCGCCGACGCTACCGGCCGGCCGGTAGCGGTGTCCGGGGTGGCCGAAGGGGCTGCCCTGGGAGCCGCGTTCCTTGCCCGCATCGCCGCCGGCCTGGAATCCTCGATCGCCGACGCCGCAGGGTGGGCCGCGACCGAGCGCATCGTCGAACCCCGGCCGGCCTGGACGGGTCCTACCGGCGAACGCTACCGCCGGTTCCTGGAGCTCAGCGGATCGCGGCTGGCGTAGAGCAGCCGGGGAAACTTCGCCTAACGCGCTGGCGCAGTACCCGGTGAGGCGTTCTACGCTTATGGAATGACAGATCACGACCAGACCGCTGCCCGTCGAGAGATCGCAGACGCCTTGCTTGCCGCATTGGAGCGTCGGCACGAGGTCGCCGACGCCATGGTGGAGGCCAAAGACAAGGCTGCCGCGGTCGAGGCGATCGTGAAATTGCTGGGCACGTCTCATCTCGCGGCCGAAGCAGTCATGGGCATGTCCTTTGCACAGCTCACTCAGGACATGCGCAAGAAGATCATGGCCGAACTCGAAGACTTGAACAAGCAGCTGAGCTTCACGCTCCGGGAACGCCCGGCGAGCTCGGGTGAGAGCTTGGAACTACGGCCGTTCTCCCCGGGAGAGGATCGCGATATCTTCAGCGCGCGCACCTCGGACATGGGCGCCGCCGGTGATGGATCCGGTGGGCCGGCCGGCAGCCTCGACGACGAGATCCGGGCCGCGGGAACCCGCGTCGACGACGAAGAGGCGGCGTGGTTCGTGGCCATCGACGCCGGCGAAAAGGTCGGCATGGTGTTCGGGGAGCTCGTCCACGGCGAGGTGGACGTGCGGGTCTGGATTCACCCCGATCACCGGAAGAAGGGCTACGGCACCGCCGCGCTGCGCAAGTCGCGCGCGGAAATGGCGTGGGCCTTCCCGGCTGTGCCCATGGTTACCCGCGCGCCCGCGGCCCAACCCTCCTAGCCCGTCAGCTGCCAAAGTCAGCCGAGAGGTAGATCACCTCGCCCAACCGGGGGGCGACCCTGACAGGGCCTGCCCGGACCAGCTGTTAGTCTCGTACACGATTTGACGCGCTATAGATAATTCGGCCGTACGTCCTGGCCTGCGGGTGTTGGGCGCGTAACGCAGGATGGCCCCCGGCTGCGCAGGAGGAAGAGTGCTTTCGGCTTTCATCTCGTCGCTGCGTACAGTCGACCTGAGACGGAAGATCCTCTTCACGCTGGGCATCATCGTCCTCTATCGCGTGGGTGCCTCCATGCCATCGCCTGGAGTCAATTTCCCGAACGTCCAGCAGTGCATCAAAGAAGCCAGCAGCGGCGAGGCCGGACAG
It includes:
- a CDS encoding NAD(P)-dependent oxidoreductase, translated to MTSRPRALVTAPLRGPGFAKLRLLADVVYDPWIEQTPLRIYSAEQLAERIAAESADVVVAEVDSISGPVFELGLRVVASTRGDPTNVDVPGATAAGIPVLNTPARNADAVAEMTVALLLAATRHLVAADADVRSGSVFRDDTIPYQRFRGAEIAGLTAGLVGLGAVGRAVRWRLRGLGLEVISHDPYQEPYQGEARDSLDELLHEADVVSLHATVTDDTVGMIGAEQFAAMRDGVVFLNTARAQLHDSDALVDAIRCGKVAAAGLDHFAGEWLPTDHPLVSLSNVVLTPHIGGATWNTEVRQAHMVADDLEALLSGKPPVHIVNPEVLGS
- a CDS encoding xylulokinase, which codes for MSREAVTIGIDIGTTSVKAVTADGDGTVTARVRIPHQLRVPAADQLEHDASEAWRQGPLTALDRLADPRKSDVRAVAVSTMVPSLTAVDSSGQPISPGLLYGDGRGRVLGAPEGQPHLLPSVGETAEFLRWTAAQAPDAAGYWPAPAVANYALAGEAVIDLATAVMANPLYDGTAWNPKACADCGATADQMPRVERFGVAVGHVSGTDAALAVGAIDALCEQIVAGADRAGEVLVLCGATLIVWTTISEARQVPGLWTIPHPAGGKSQIGGASNAGGLFLDWVDRLVGPVPAAGELERVDPRRVPVWLPYIRGERTPFHDSGTRAVIDGLDLTHDAASVRRAAYEASGFVVRHIIELGAAPVVRIVAAGGGTRVQPWMQAIADATGRPVAVSGVAEGAALGAAFLARIAAGLESSIADAAGWAATERIVEPRPAWTGPTGERYRRFLELSGSRLA
- a CDS encoding GNAT family N-acetyltransferase — encoded protein: MTDHDQTAARREIADALLAALERRHEVADAMVEAKDKAAAVEAIVKLLGTSHLAAEAVMGMSFAQLTQDMRKKIMAELEDLNKQLSFTLRERPASSGESLELRPFSPGEDRDIFSARTSDMGAAGDGSGGPAGSLDDEIRAAGTRVDDEEAAWFVAIDAGEKVGMVFGELVHGEVDVRVWIHPDHRKKGYGTAALRKSRAEMAWAFPAVPMVTRAPAAQPS